The DNA sequence GAAACAATGACATATAATAAGCTCGAACAGGTCAATCTCAGGGACAGGGGTATCCCTGCCGACGAGCGTTCGACGAACATTCTCATCGCCGATGGGAATGTCGTATATGGAGCGACATCGGGAGACAAATGCCATATATTCCGGTTCGAACCCCGCAGTGGAAATCTGAAAATTCTTGCGACAATTGACGGCCCCAACACGATTTTAAAGGGCATGGTGCTTGACGGCTCCACCATGTATGTCGGAACGATGCTCACAAAACGCCAGCTCTGGTTCGAGGGACGGAAGCGCGGCGGAACGTACGAACTCGATGATGCCAATCTCTATCGGCTCGATGCCTCATGGAATACCGGGCATCTCTACAGAATCACCGGTATAAACAGCGAAAAACCCGCCCTTTCCGATCTCGGTATCCCGGTCGAGGGGGAAGGAATCCATACTATGGCGATGGACAACCGGCGCGGGCTTGTCTATGGCTTAACCACGCCGTCCGGGCGCTTTTTCATCTACGACATCAAAAAGGCCGCAACTGAGGTCATAACATTCGGGACAACATATACCTCTGTCTCGAACCACATGGTGAATTTTGCCGAAGTGGTGAAAGACCTGACCGATTTTACTCCCGGCGAGGGGGAATTCAACAACAAGATTATCGCCAGAGCGATGCATGTGATGTCCGACGGCACCCTCTATACCTCCGGCTGGAACGGGCAGATAATCAGGTATGATCCCCGTATCGCAAAACCCGCAGATCGCTTTACGGCGGCTGCTTACATTCCCGGTGTTCCCGGACGGCAGTACTGGAACCGCGTCGACGAAATAGTCGAACGTGACGGGGTGCTCTTCATGGGTTCATCGGATGGGTATATCATCGAATTCGATCCGTCCGCGAACAAAGTCAGGAATTACGGCAAGCCCATACGGGCAATCGAGGTCATGGGACTTGCCTTTTCGCCTCTCGACGGTTGTCTTTACGGCATCAACGGCGGCGATCTGGACGGTGTCAGCCGTTTCTGGTGCTTCAATCCCTGTGAAAAGACATTCCAGGTCGATTATCCGGCGGTCAAGGCTTTCAATAAACGGCCCATGAGCGACATCGTCTGTACCGCGGACGGCACCATCGTAATGGCGGAAACCGAGCGTGTGGCGAATCTCTGGGTGCTGTCCCCCGGCGAGCCGAAGGAGTGGGAAAAATCTGAAATCATGGAACCGTACTTCTTTGCCAATAAACGGGGTGAAATTCCTGACAAATTTGCCGGCCATACAAAAAAACTCGAAGCCGAGGTGTTCCCCATACCTTCCGAATATCAGGGAGGCTCAGGATATACCGCGATCCAGTTCGATGAGGCCGGCAGACTGTACGTGGGAACCGCTTATTACGGTAAATGCGGATCGCTCGTGCAGCTCGATCCTGTGACAGGAGTATGGCGGCGCATTTTCAGAACCGACGAGCTGACCCACCAGTACGGTCGAGGGCAGGGGATTCCCGGAAAAATCCACACGAAACTCCGTCTCGGCACCGATGGTAAAATATACGGTGCTATGAAACAGGGGTGGGAGTGGGGGTATGACGAGCGCCCCGATGTCGGCGAGTCACCCGAAGGAAAACGCGGCGGAGAGTATTCGGCCCACTGGTTCAGCTACGACCCCAAGACCGATACGGCGCTCGATCTCGGCCCCGGACTGCCGCAGAGCGGAATAGTCGGTTTCTGCGTGGATGTCGACCGGGGGTACATCTACGGGACAACGGTTCCGGGTGTATATTTTCTCGTGTATGACATGAAAACAGGGCGTATCTGGAACGCGGGCTCAATCGCGCAGCGGAATCCCGCCCGATACATGGCTATCGACTATGATACCGGCAGGGTCTACCACAACGGAGAGGTTACCCCTGACGGGAAGAGCTATATGACTGTATGGGATCCCGAAGAGTTCAGGCTCAGGGATTACGAGGTCGTGTCGGACGGGAGCTTTCAATACCGTCATTCATACACTGTCGCCTGCGGGCCTGTCGGTTCGCACAAGCTCTACGGTGCAAACTGGGCTCCCGATGCATGGGAGATGGACCTCGACGTTCGAAAGGACGGCAAGCTTCATGTGCGGAGAATATGCGACACCGGCCTCGGTGGCAGGGACGATAAAGGATATATGAACTGCATCGAGCTTGGCCCGGACGGCCGCATGTACTGGGGAGTGTCGTACGGCGAGGAGGGCCCGGTGGCGGTTATGGCATGGGACCCGAAAACGGAGACGCGAACTTGCCTCGGTACCCTTACGCTCGGAGGGGAATGGCTGACCAACGTGGTTCTTCAGGGCATCGCCCTCGACGGGAACGGTAATCTCGCCCTTCACTGCATTTATCTCAAGCTCACCGACAGCCAGAAGAAGCTCGCCCGCTGGCAGAAAGGCACCGTATACCGTGACATCGAGGATAAGCCCTATTTCCTCGGATATCCGGGTCATAAGACCGGGACATATTATTCCGTCATATATATAAGGAATGCGGTATCGGTTCATTGATTCACAATATAATATTCTGCTATGGATTATAAACAATATTCTTTCCTGAGAAACACAAAGTCATACGGCTTTTCTGTCGCTGTTATACCCATGAAATCACTGTACACTGTTTTATTGAATTACAGCGGTGTTTTTTATATTGAAAAAAAGTTTAATATTATGTATATTTTTACAAATCAAGTGTTGAAACATGTGAAAATAAATTATAACACACTGTTTCTATATGAAATACATTATCTGTGAAAGAATGCGGAGTGCCATATGAAAAAGGATTTGGGAACCGATTGCGTCCATGCGGGTGAGGACAGGTTTAAGCCCCACGACTCTATTACCACCCCGATTATACAGGCGTCGACGTTTGTTTTTAAGAATTCCGAAGAAATAAGACGGTTTACTCAGAAAGAGCATTTCAGGTACGAATACGGCCGTTACGGGAATCCCACCCAGAAAGCGGCTGAAAGAAAGCTCGCTGTTCTCGAAGGCGCTGAGGAGGCCGTACTATTTGCTTCGGGAATGAGCGCCATAATCAATACGCTTCTTGCCGTCCTCAAAGCCGGCGACCACATGATAATCACCGATGATGCATACGGAAAGACGCTGTCATTCTGCAAAAACTGGCTTCCCAAGTGGGGAATTGAGCGTACCATAATAAAGATGGGCGATTACGAGGCGATCGAAAAGGCCATCAGGCCCAACACCCGTCTCTTTTTCAGTGAGTCGCCAACCAATCCTTACCTCAATATCGTGGATTTCTCCCGGCTCAGGGAAATTAAAAGCCGTCACTCCGGAATGATCGTAATCTCCGACTCGACCTTTGCCACGCCGTACAATCAGCGGCCTCTCGAACTCGGAGCGGATATTGTTATTCACAGCGCAACGAAATATCTTGCGGGACATAACGATATTCTGGCCGGAGTAGTGCTTGGGAGCGAGAAACTTATCCATGAAATCGTCGATTTCCAGAAGATCATGGGCGGGGTAATCGATCCTCACTGCGCCTATCTCCTTATCCGCGGGCTGAAAACTTTCAGTATCCGTATGGAACGGCTCAACAAATCGGGCGAGAAGGTGGCAAGATGGCTGGAGTCTCATCCGAAGATAAAACGTTGTTATTATCCCGCGCTTGAAAGTCATCCCCACCATGATGTCGCAAAACGTGAGATGAACGGTTTCGGCGCCGTTGTCACATTCGAGATAAATGGCGATATCAATGATGCAAAACGGTTTCTCGACAACCTCAAGCTCTGCTACATCGGGCCCTCGCTCGGGGGATGTGAAACGCTCATTACCCATCCTGCAACGGTCACCTATTACAATTGTACCCGCGAGGAGCGTTATGAGCTGGGAATTCTGGATAACCTGTTCAGACTTTCGGTCGGTCTCGAGGATACGGATGACATTATTGCAGATCTGGATGAAGCGATGAAGAGCATCGGCTGAAAAAAGCCCTCCCGAGCGGGAGGGCTTTTTTGTTGACTGTAGTGTATCGCCTTTACGCTGCGGGGATTGTAACTTCGATGAGCAGACCGCCGCCAGGCGCGTTCGATGCCTTGACCGTACCCCCGTGGAATCGCACGGCCGCTTCTGCGATGGCAAGGCCGATACCAGCGCCGCCCGACTCTCTGTCACGGTCTTCGCCTACCCGGTAGAAAGGCTTGAAAATATGTTCGATTTCATTCTCCGGCACCCCATGACCGTAATCCCGTACCGTTATTGAAACGGATTTATTATGTCCATTCTTGTCGTTGATGAGCGAAACTTCAACCGTGCTGTCTTCAATGGTATAGAGAACGGCGTTTCGCACAATATTCTCGACCGCGCGGCGCAGTAATTCTTCATTGCCCAGTATGGTACACGCTTCACTTACAACGACTTTCACTCCCCGGTTCCGGCTCTGCGCTTCAAAATCGGCATCATCGGTGATTTCACGGATCAGCTTTTCGATATCGACAATGGTCATGCCTATCGCGGATATCCCCGACTCGAATAGATTCAGGGTTAATATCTGTTCTATCAGTTCGTTGAGCTTGTCTGCTTCCCGTGCAATGCGATCAAGTGTTTTGCCCGTTTCCGGATCGCATTTCTGACGGCTCAGTTCCAATGCGACATTGAGACGGGCCAGGGGCGAGCGCAGTTCATGAGAAACATCACGCAGTAAATTTCGCTGCGATGTCAACAGGGATTCGATACGGCCGGCCATACGGTCAAAAGCCTGCGCCAATCCGGAAATCTCGTCATTTCTCTTGCCTATTGTCGAGCTCACGCGGACTGAAAGGTTGCCGCCCGCGAATTGACGGACTGCATTTTCGAGCTTGATAATCGGTGCGCTGAAATAATGGGCAAGCCAGTAACAGATGCCGCCGGAAACGATAACGAAAACACACAGCCGCACCAGTAAAGGAGGCGGTTTACCGAAATCACCTCCTCTTGGAGGTTTACCGAAATCACCTCTCCTCGGCGGTTTGGGGAATTCTCCTGCAACGACATATGTTTTCCCGCTCCGGCTGCTGAATCGTTGAGCTCCCAGGTCGTTTATTCCGGTGATTATGAGCTCTGTCCTCCCGCTCTTTTCGGCAAGGTTGACGAGGTTCGAGATTTCAGTCCCCCCTGTGTGTCCGGCGACCTCATGCCCTGTATCATCAAAAAGAAAAATCTGTATTCCGTTGGAATTATCTATATGATCGACGAAACTGTGAAAGGAGGAAACACCTTTGTCTTCATAGACTTCCGCGGCTGTCTGCCCGTAAAGTGACAGGGCATTTCCGATAGGATGCCGCATGTGGTTGACCATCTGGTCCGATTGTGTTACTCTGTCTATGGTGATCTGCGATAGCACAATGATAAACGTTGCAAGCCAGAACCACAGGTAAATTTTTATGAAAATTCTATGCTCAGGCATGATGGTCGGCCTCTTCCGGCAATCCATCCTCACGACCGGGAGTCTCTTCCTCGGAGGAGGAAGAAGAGACAAAAATATATCCGGTGCCGCGGATTGCCTTGATTCGCTCCGATCCGTTCGGTTCAGCGCCAAGCTTCTTTCTGAGTTTGCATACATGCACATCGATACTTCGATCATAGGGCGATAAAGGCCGGTCGAGAACATCATTCGCCAGGTCATCACGGGATACGACATTCCCGCTGTGACGCATCAGATTCTCGAGGAGCTGGAATTCTACGTTCGTGAGTTTGAGAACTTTGTTTGCCTTAAGCACGATACGGGCTCCCGAGTCAAGTTCAAGATCGCCATATCTGTATTTTTTTGTTCTATGATTTTGTGTCATCTCCTCCTGCATTGTTCTCGACCGTCGGAGAATGGCGCGGATACGGGCAAGAAGCTCTCTGGGATTGAACGGTTTGGCAAGGTAATCATCCGCACCCATCTCCAGACCGACAATACGATCCACATCATCACCCCGCGCTGTAAGCATTATGACCGGTATGCCGGTCCTGGTTCTGATACGCTGAAGTACATCGAAACCGTTTTGTCCCCCGGGTAACATGATGTCGAGTACCACGATACAATACTGTTTATGCAATACTTTTTCAATACCGGTTTCGCCGTTGTATGCCGCTTCAACTTCGAATCCTTCCGGTGTAAGGTATTCGTTTAATAACTCGCACAATTCCCTGTCATCATCGATTACTAAAATGTTTTCCATCAGTGATTCCGTATTCCTTTCGCGAACATGATATGGCTCCGCGAGCGTTTTTTAAAAAATGGGCAATTGTTGCCATGGTGAGAAGGTAATAGTTGCCGACCACAACTGGTCAAGTCAATCCGATAGATTGCGATTCACCGGGCGATTGTAAAGAAATGTGAAAAAACATCATCATTTCTCCTGAACTGTGTACCGTCCCCGATTATCTCATTGTTACAATATTTCTTAAGAAAATATGGAACAATCGCCCGAACGTCCATTAAAGCATTGTAAATTTTTGTTAATTCATGGCAATTATCGCTCGTATGGCACATGCGTTGCTCGTTGTTTTGGCAATATTTATGACCGTGCGATTACCATGTTCCCGTTTGACGGATAAAGGGTATCGAAGGTTTATGATTATTTATCGATTCCTATATCAAATTATTAACAATTCTTTACTTAATATGATGGGGAATATTCCCGATACAGTAAACAGACACCGTAAAGAAGCACCGTGAGTAAACAAACTCAAAGAAAGGGGAAATGACGATGATAAGTGGAATTAACAGTTACAATAGCAGCCTGTACTCACGATTGAATGCAGTGAATATGCAGAAGCAGACCGATCAGAAATTCGCGAGACTCGATACCGACAGCAGCGGCGCGCTCAGTAAAGACGAGTTTCAGATTCTCATGAATGAAATCTCCGATCAAACGAACATTATTCCCGATACCGATAAAATGTTCGAGTTGACCGACACTGATGGCGACGGTCTTCTGACCGAGACCGAGATGGAAAGTGCACGGCCGCAGGGTCCGCCTCCTCTTCCTCCGATGATGGAAATGACTGACTCCGAAACGACTGACAGCCTCGATACGAACGGCGACGGTGTCGTCAATGTGCTGGATTTCATTTCCGATACGAGTGAAACGACCCAGCTGAATATGCAGGATCCGGGTGACAGAATGTTTGCAAAGCTCGATACCGATGGCGATGGCATGCTCAGCAAGAGCGAATTTCAGGTTTTTGCCGATGAAATATCCCAGATGACCGGAATGACCATCGATATCGATGCGACATTCGAATCAGCCGATACCGATGGCGATGGTCTCCTCTCCAGGAGTGAAATGGATAAGTTCCGTCCTCAGGGGCCGCCCCCGATGATGGGAATGATGGGAAACGGATCGGTAACCGAATCGGACCTGACAAGCCTTGTTGAAGAGGAGACAGATTCATTGATGAGCAGCATCGATACGAACGGAGATGGCTCAATCGATGCATCAGAACTGAAAGTCGCACTCATGCAGGTCAAACTGAACGCCTACAGCATGTTCAACGATCAGACGGATGCGGCCGGAAATGGGTCCATGGACCTGTTCGGATGACAATCGTTTGAAAAGTTTCAGACAGCGAAATTGATTGATCTCATAACCAGCAATACCAGTATAATCCCCGTGTTCAAGGGTGCTGCGAGGCATGTTAAAAGTCGTCCTCGCAGCGCCCTTTTTTTATCTGTCCGGATAATGCGGGAAAATTATTTCCCGTATTTGCCATAATTCATTATATGCCATCACACCAGTGCGTTTTACGTTAAATATAGTATGGATAGACCGTGAATTAAACGAACTGTCGTAAACCACGAACATTTGGAGTTACACGTGCAAACGAATGAATTTACTCCTTATCTTCCCGGAAAGTCCTCCGTAAAAACGGCGAATATCTCGAACGTTCTCAGAATATGACTGGTTCGGTATCTTTTTAATTCCACGAAGGGACCTTTTAACAAAATCACCGAATGTGGTATAATTTGACAACGCTATAAGATCAAATTCTCTCAGTATTTTTCTGATAAAATCCACGGAAAAATTTTCAATATAGAGCGGTATGTTCCTCTCTGCCAAATCTGTATAATTGTGATAAAATCTCTCTTCATACCAGGAAAAATCAGGAGGTAAAATACCCTTTTCATAAGCAATCGTTTCGATTTCCGTTCCGGGAATTATTTTAAGGGGTGATACTGTAAGATAGGTACAATATTTGGATAACTTTCGGGCCATTTTGAGCGTTTGATATGCATCGTCTTCGGTTTCTTCGGGAAGTGAAACCATGAAAAACACAAGGCTTCGGATTCCGAGTCTCTTACAGTTTTTAGCAAATTCAACCGTTTGAGAGATGTTGATGTTTTTGCGAAGTGCTTTTAATACTCTGGTGGATCCTGATTCCAGACCGAAATCGATGCTGATACACCCTGCACGCACCATCAGTTCAAGCAATTCTATCGGTGTATCCACCCTGGCTTCACAATACCATTTAATATCGTATTTCTCACGGATCAGCTTTTGGCAAAAGTCTTTGACAAACGATCTTCTTTCGCAAAAGGAGGGATCGATGAAAAAAAAATACCGCTGATTATATGTTTCTTTTAAATAGGAAATTTCCTGCATTACCGTGTCAATACTTCTTACACGGTACTTGAATTTATTAAAGGAACAGAAAACACATTTCTGAGAACACCCTCTGCCTAAAAACACCGGTAAAGATCGGATTTTTTCCTTCTCATAGTTTCTGAGCAGAACTCCTCTCGAAAAACCGTACTCGGGCAATTTCCCGTAATCAAGAGAAAAAACATCAATATTTTGCTCAGGTTTTCTCTCGGGATTGTGCTTTATCCCGGTGCCTGTTCTCAATGATAATCCGTCGATATTTTCAAAATCATTACCCGATTGGAGAGCCTTTATCAACTCATAAAAAGTGATTTCACCCTCACCCCTGACTATAATATCAATTTCTCTCACATTTTTCAGGGTGTCTTCGGGACAGTAACTGAAGTGTTTTCCACCAACTACGATAATCGATGATGGATTTATGCTTTTTATTTTTTTTATTATGTGTACTGCATAGCCCACATTATTTGAAAAAGCTGTAACACCAACAAGTGGTTTTTCCAGATTTTTACAGTATCCATACAATTCTTCCGGATCAGTATCGTACAGATCAATAACCCTTGACGCAATTCCATGCTTGAGTAAATAATTCTGTAACAATATGATGCTATATGGATACATATACTCTTCATCATATTCTAAATCCCGGGAAATTCTGCCTTCTCTGCTCCCTCCCGGATTCACCAGTATTATATCCATATTTCTCTCTGTTCTTGTTGCCTGATATTCCATGTTTCAAAATCATGGGGTGTCGTAATGGGTAAAATATCGGAGTAAATCTATAGTGCTCTTATGAGGGCTGTGAAAAAGTATATTTTTCACGAGCCCGATAATGAAATGTATTGTTTTGTTGCTGCCAAGGGCATGTAAATCGGCACTTTGTGCCGACCCTTGACAGCTTATATCCACGTAAATTGTGTTTATCACAACGCTTTTATATATTGTGTGAATAATAGATTTTTATACGTTTTTTAGCATATCTTTCTAATTTGTTATAATATAACATGTATGGCAACTTATGAAAGCGTTGTTTGGGTTTATTTAGTGAAATATGGGATGATGCATAAAAAAGCCCTCCTGGCCTGGAGGGCTTTTATAACTAAATATATGGGTATGAATCACCAGCCGAATTTAATCTGGGCCGCATACCGCGTATCCGGTTCCACACCTGGCGCATTCGAGAGCTCCTCGGAGAACCATGCGACATCGATATCAACCAGTCTGGCATTGAGCCCCAGTCCCGCGGTGGGATAACCGGAATTGATACCGGCTCTCAGATAAACAAAATCTGCCTTGTACTGTGCGCCGAAATGAAGTTTTCTGAATATATTTTCCCGGTTGTTGTCGAGGAAATCGATGTAATCGGCAAGAAGCAGTACCGATTCGCCGTACAGGTGTTTGGCGATTCCGAAGTCAACAGAGGACCCTCTGCCGTCGCCGAGGGATTTAAGATTCATACCGACATCCGCGCCGATGTATGGTACTTCGCAGAGAGCGCCGATATCTGCGGCATATGTTTTCTGCGAGCTGTTTTTGGCATCATCGATGATGGGTTGCGCGGTATCCTGAATGTTACCGAGATCGGTTGCCTTGATCTGGAACATGTTTGCATGGCGACGGTCGAAATACTTGAGATTGACCCCGACAGTCAGTCCCGGGTAAACCATGTTCAGGGATTGTGCGAAACCGAGTATGACTGCGGTGTCGGAATCTCCTTCTCCCCATACGCGCGGTTCGAATACTCCGCGATCGATTTTCAGGCCGGCCATCGTGTTATTGAAGACCGCAAGGCCGACGCCAAATCCATCGTTCATCTGCCTGCGATATTTTTTTGTCCAGTAGGCATACGCTTTTTCATATGAATCAAATTCTTTCAGAGATTCCGGGTCGAGTCCGGAAACATAGTACATCCCGGGTTTGTCTTTTACTTTCCCGAACGATATGGTATCATTGTAATATGTTGTAAAGATAACTTCATTGGCTTCAATCGCTTTCAGAACCGATTCCATATCGTCTTTGTATGTCGTTTCCTTGGAATCGGTAATTTTTGCCAATTCCGTTTTATCGAAAAACGATATCGAAAGATCGACAAGGGGCTGGACTCTTAACCGTGACCATTTGCCGTCATATTCTTCGAGATCTTTAAGAAACTCCTGTTTGTCTGATTCTGTTAAATCCCCATAATCCTGGAATTTATCCGAATTATTCTTGATGAACTTCGCGGTTTCCCAGAAATCATTGTTCAGCGTGAAGGGAAGGTTAGGGATGGAAAACCGTAATACGGGTACCCGCGCCAGAAGAGCCGGGTTGTTGATAAAGCCGTTATATCCGTATCCGCCAGCGATTTTGGCATCGCCCATGCCGATAGTTTTGGTATTACGGTACATGATGGTTGGATCAACTGCAAAGGCCGTACCCCCAAAACTGAGAGTGAGTGCGTATACAAGGATACATGAAAAAACTCTGTTCTTCATGAATATATCTCCCTATGACAGTGTTATCGATTATACCATGTATAAAAGAGATCGTAATACTGATTATTGACAATATTGGTGCTGTCAATCGGATGATACCCGGTATCTTCATCGATGAGACCGTCGCCGTCATTATCGATACCGTCGATGGTTTCCTCGTCCGCACCGTTGTTTCCGTCATTGTCGATACCGTCGTTGTACCAGAAATAGTTGACGTATTTGCCGATCTCAACGATATAGTCTTTAACGTCTTCATAGGATATCGAGGATTTTCTGTCATCGGGATTGGCATACATGGTGATGAGGAATGTGATACCTTCCTCGCCCTCGTCGAGTTTGCTCAGAACGAATGAAACAAGCGTGTTGATATCATCGGGAGACGGAGCCATATACGTTTCCGCACTGTTACCCCCCTTTGCCGCCTTGGGTGTCCAGCCGCCTAAAAATGCTATCAGTCCTTTGTTGATCGGTTTCCCGCTGGTATCCATGATTGGCTGGTCATTCTCATCTTTAGCAATTTCTCCGAGAACAAATCCCTGGGATTTATCGAAGCCAATCAGGTCGAGCTTGATATCTTCCGCATAATTGATGACACCGTCCTGGTTGGTATCACGCAGGCCCAGAACCGTTGACAAT is a window from the bacterium genome containing:
- a CDS encoding PLP-dependent aspartate aminotransferase family protein, translated to MKKDLGTDCVHAGEDRFKPHDSITTPIIQASTFVFKNSEEIRRFTQKEHFRYEYGRYGNPTQKAAERKLAVLEGAEEAVLFASGMSAIINTLLAVLKAGDHMIITDDAYGKTLSFCKNWLPKWGIERTIIKMGDYEAIEKAIRPNTRLFFSESPTNPYLNIVDFSRLREIKSRHSGMIVISDSTFATPYNQRPLELGADIVIHSATKYLAGHNDILAGVVLGSEKLIHEIVDFQKIMGGVIDPHCAYLLIRGLKTFSIRMERLNKSGEKVARWLESHPKIKRCYYPALESHPHHDVAKREMNGFGAVVTFEINGDINDAKRFLDNLKLCYIGPSLGGCETLITHPATVTYYNCTREERYELGILDNLFRLSVGLEDTDDIIADLDEAMKSIG
- a CDS encoding HAMP domain-containing protein, with the protein product MPEHRIFIKIYLWFWLATFIIVLSQITIDRVTQSDQMVNHMRHPIGNALSLYGQTAAEVYEDKGVSSFHSFVDHIDNSNGIQIFLFDDTGHEVAGHTGGTEISNLVNLAEKSGRTELIITGINDLGAQRFSSRSGKTYVVAGEFPKPPRRGDFGKPPRGGDFGKPPPLLVRLCVFVIVSGGICYWLAHYFSAPIIKLENAVRQFAGGNLSVRVSSTIGKRNDEISGLAQAFDRMAGRIESLLTSQRNLLRDVSHELRSPLARLNVALELSRQKCDPETGKTLDRIAREADKLNELIEQILTLNLFESGISAIGMTIVDIEKLIREITDDADFEAQSRNRGVKVVVSEACTILGNEELLRRAVENIVRNAVLYTIEDSTVEVSLINDKNGHNKSVSITVRDYGHGVPENEIEHIFKPFYRVGEDRDRESGGAGIGLAIAEAAVRFHGGTVKASNAPGGGLLIEVTIPAA
- a CDS encoding response regulator transcription factor, whose protein sequence is MENILVIDDDRELCELLNEYLTPEGFEVEAAYNGETGIEKVLHKQYCIVVLDIMLPGGQNGFDVLQRIRTRTGIPVIMLTARGDDVDRIVGLEMGADDYLAKPFNPRELLARIRAILRRSRTMQEEMTQNHRTKKYRYGDLELDSGARIVLKANKVLKLTNVEFQLLENLMRHSGNVVSRDDLANDVLDRPLSPYDRSIDVHVCKLRKKLGAEPNGSERIKAIRGTGYIFVSSSSSEEETPGREDGLPEEADHHA
- a CDS encoding EF-hand domain-containing protein, with translation MISGINSYNSSLYSRLNAVNMQKQTDQKFARLDTDSSGALSKDEFQILMNEISDQTNIIPDTDKMFELTDTDGDGLLTETEMESARPQGPPPLPPMMEMTDSETTDSLDTNGDGVVNVLDFISDTSETTQLNMQDPGDRMFAKLDTDGDGMLSKSEFQVFADEISQMTGMTIDIDATFESADTDGDGLLSRSEMDKFRPQGPPPMMGMMGNGSVTESDLTSLVEEETDSLMSSIDTNGDGSIDASELKVALMQVKLNAYSMFNDQTDAAGNGSMDLFG
- a CDS encoding B12-binding domain-containing radical SAM protein, with the translated sequence MEYQATRTERNMDIILVNPGGSREGRISRDLEYDEEYMYPYSIILLQNYLLKHGIASRVIDLYDTDPEELYGYCKNLEKPLVGVTAFSNNVGYAVHIIKKIKSINPSSIIVVGGKHFSYCPEDTLKNVREIDIIVRGEGEITFYELIKALQSGNDFENIDGLSLRTGTGIKHNPERKPEQNIDVFSLDYGKLPEYGFSRGVLLRNYEKEKIRSLPVFLGRGCSQKCVFCSFNKFKYRVRSIDTVMQEISYLKETYNQRYFFFIDPSFCERRSFVKDFCQKLIREKYDIKWYCEARVDTPIELLELMVRAGCISIDFGLESGSTRVLKALRKNINISQTVEFAKNCKRLGIRSLVFFMVSLPEETEDDAYQTLKMARKLSKYCTYLTVSPLKIIPGTEIETIAYEKGILPPDFSWYEERFYHNYTDLAERNIPLYIENFSVDFIRKILREFDLIALSNYTTFGDFVKRSLRGIKKIPNQSYSENVRDIRRFYGGLSGKIRSKFIRLHV